The following proteins are encoded in a genomic region of Paralichthys olivaceus isolate ysfri-2021 chromosome 23, ASM2471397v2, whole genome shotgun sequence:
- the sult4a1 gene encoding sulfotransferase 4A1 yields MAESEADTPSTPIEFESKYFEFDGVRLPPFCRGKMEEIANFSLRSSDIWIVTYPKSGTSLLQEVVYLVSQGADPDEIGLMNIDEQLPVLEYPQPGLDIIQELTSPRLIKSHLPYRFLPTAMHNGEAKVIYMARNPKDLVVSYYQFHRSLRTMSYRGTFQEFCRRFMDDKLGYGSWFEHVQEFWEHRMNTNVLFLKYEDMYKDLGTLVEQLARFLGVSCDKAQLEGMVESCNQLLEQCCTMEALSICRGRVGLWKDVFTVSMNEKFDTVYRQNMGKSDLTFDFCL; encoded by the exons ATGGCCGAAAGCGAGGCAGATACGCCGAGCACGCCGATTGAGTTTGAGAGCAAATACTTCGAGTTTGATGGAGTGCGGCTGCCGCCCTTTTGCAGGGGGAAGATGGAGGAGATCGCCAATTTCTCCCTGAGAAGTAGTGACATATGGATCGTCACGTACCCAAAGTCAG GCACCAGTCTGCTTCAAGAGGTTGTGTATTTAGTAAGCCAGGGAGCAGACCCAGATGAAATCGGCCTTATGAACATTGATGAACAGCTGCCGGTCTTAGAGTACCCCCAACCTGGCCTGGATATCATACAG GAGCTGACATCCCCTCGTCTGATAAAAAGTCACCTTCCCTACCGATTCCTCCCGACAGCGATGCACAATGGAGAAGCCAAG GTGATCTACATGGCTCGCAACCCTAAAGACCTGGTGGTTTCTTACTACCAGTTCCACCGCTCTCTTCGGACCATGAGCTACCGGGGAACCTTCCAGGAGTTCTGTCGCCGTTTCATGGATGACAAGT TGGGATATGGTTCCTGGTTTGAACATGTTCAGGAATTTTGGGAGCATCGTATGAACACGAATGTCCTCTTCTTGAAATATGAAGATATGTACAAG GACCTGGGGACCTTGGTGGAACAGTTAGCCCGGTTCCTGGGTGTTTCCTGTGACAAGGCTCAGTTAGAGGGCATGGTAGAGAGCTGCAACCAGCTCCTTGAGCAGTGCTGCACCATGGAGGCACTGTCCATCTGCAGGG GTCGTGTGGGGCTGTGGAAGGATGTCTTCACAGTGTCCATGAATGAAAAGTTTGACACGGTGTACAGACAGAACATGGGAAAGTCAGACCTGACCTTTGACTTCTGTCTCTGA